From one Lycium barbarum isolate Lr01 chromosome 6, ASM1917538v2, whole genome shotgun sequence genomic stretch:
- the LOC132643615 gene encoding uncharacterized protein LOC132643615, whose translation MDHNLGFTSPGQVQDPNPYPFGSSGPSRLQKPRLYKKKYTGVNRQEQSFNNPFKGVGEIQKMNMGRVGSGHGEFGHAGFASGVDRSANVDIGNRKNQIQEMDMGRVGSGYGEFGNVGFASGVDSNKGFVFGASKSSGSYDNSGLVGTIPVIDEMKKLKIESEKRMNDKGGSFVFTGCDAELDEMVSKEVENKLNIKSEKKMNDKGGSFVFTGGDAKLDEMVSKEVEKKLNIKSEGNVDSARNMDSVKSKFNMFGNVDNKFGGGVGVELMNDMNKLNIKERTENDMKDNAYKDSGSRGGSSENLLYDKMKNMHINEPMGSFVANEKVKVDPSGSLAGQTQTNMPASAINVDKGKTEFSGNKNAAGISDSIPSGFSFQARTQNNHFTNQVHLGPHTGESVMSNFEAPSTDRTGKKVEFSFTTKSDGTVMQNFTPTIKGSLSKKIESRREATKDPRYKKKKGKPKQTLSTPMNFAQDFAFRGSSEENAEPSEPYSPMDISPYRETSADNTLSRETSVASDESFIMNENYGSSDSRPAVSNDVADEDLVDATVRMNINENDVTYNETQEAESRHSSHHGVDTETETECFKSATEHLDYSTADSFITAADTEVTSSSTIERQDSDGGSQFNVASNLEEACQGSFIFAASSVAQNQIAAAARQQKKKNRTKLINDSCSSTTKLSYSSPVQFFGSSSLSSPTQSKKGDIPTMISHSQGNNEPARVKEVNHETVAASMAAQEACEKWRLRGNQAYANGNLSKAEECYTQGLNCVSESDTSKSCLRALMLCYSNRAATRMALGRMREALEDCMKAVALDPNFFRVQVRAANCYLALGEVENASKFFMKCLQHGPEACADRKILVEASEGLEKAQRVLECMKQCVELLQRRRPSDAELALGVVSEALTISTYSEKLLELKADALLMLRKYEEVIQLCEKTLEFAKSNTLPYNSSYQSSELDSAITGRSASSGLRCFSKIVKSYFYLGKLEEADSFLKNQEKSLCLMESSGLKNLEAVVPLAVTIRELLCFKAAGNAAFQSGKHAEAVEHYTAAVSCNFESRPFTAICFCNRAAAYRAMGQISDAIADCSLAIALDGNYAKALSRRASLFEMIRDYGRAASDLQRLVSLLTRHMENKVGGSGSKMSFVNEIRQTQQKLLTMEEEARKEIPLNFYLILGVDPSVGASEIRKAYRKAALKHHPDKAGQSLARNDNADDGLWKEIAEEVHKDADKLFKMIGEAYAVLSDSAKRSRYDLEEEMRNNQSRGTESSTFRAHTDFNTSHFERSGSRGHWEDVWRAYKST comes from the exons ATGGATCACAATCTTGGGTTTACTTCACCGGGTCAGGTTCAAGATCCGAACCCGTATCCATTCGGGTCTTCTGGTCCCTCAAGGCTGCAAAAACCAAGATTGTATAAGAAGAAATACACGGGTGTTAATAGACAGGAACAATCTTTCAACAACCCTTTTAAGGGTGTTGGTGAAATTCAAAAAATGAAtatgggtcgggtcgggtcgggtcacgGGGAATTTGGACATGCGGGTTTTGCTTCTGGGGTTGATAGGAGTGCTAATGTAGATATTGGTAATAGGAAGAACCAAATTCAAGAAATGGATATGGGTCGGGTGGGGTCGGGTTATGGGGAATTTGGGAATGTGGGTTTTGCTAGTGGGGTTGATAGTAACAAAGGATTTGTTTTTGGAGCTAGTAAAAGTAGTGGTAGTTATGATAATAGTGGTTTGGTTGGTACAATTCCTGTTATTGATGAAATGAAGAAACTGAAAATTGAAAGTGAGAAGAGAATGAATGATAAGGGAGGGTCTTTTGTGTTTACGGGTTGCGATGCGGAACTTGATGAAATGGTAAGCAAAGAAGTGGAGAACAAGTTGAATATCAAAAGTGAGAAGAAAATGAATGATAAGGGAGGGTCTTTTGTGTTTACGGGTGGCGATGCGAAACTTGATGAAATGGTAAGCAAAGAGGTGGAGAAGAAGTTGAATATCAAAAGTGAGGGAAATGTTGACTCAGCGCGTAATATGGACAGTGTAAAATCCAAGTTTAACATGTTTGGCAATGTTGATAATAAATTTGGTGGGGGTGTAGGAGTTGAACTCATGAATGATATGAACAAGTTGAATATCAAAGAAAGAACTGAAAATGACATGAAGGACAATGCGTATAAGGACAGTGGCTCTCGAGGTGGAAGCTCGGAGAACTTGCTCTACGATAAGATGAAAAACATGCATATAAATGAGCCTATGGGTTCTTTTGTTGCTAATGAGAAGGTAAAAGTCGATCCTAGTGGAAGCCTTGCTGGTCAAACACAGACCAATATGCCTGCTTCTGCAATAAATGTGGATAAAGGGAAGACTGAGTTTTCAGGCAATAAGAATGCCGCTGGAATTTCAGATTCGATTCCATCAGGGTTCTCATTTCAGGCAAGGACGCAGAATAATCACTTTACTAATCAGGTCCATCTAGGCCCTCATACTGGTGAATCTGTGATGAGTAACTTTGAAGCACCATCAACTGATAGAACTGGAAAGAAGGTTGAATTTAGTTTCACTACCAAGTCTGATGGTACGGTAATGCAAAATTTTACACCAACTATTAAAGGAAGCTTAAGTAAGAAAATAGAAAGTAGAAGGGAAGCAACTAAAGATCCCAGGTACAAGAAAAAGAAAGGGAAACCTAAGCAAACACTCTCAACGCCGATGAACTTTGCTCAAGACTTTGCCTTCAGAGGAAGTTCAGAAGAGAATGCTGAACCTTCCGAACCATATTCACCAATGGATATTTCTCCATATCGCGAAACGTCAGCAGATAATACACTTTCAAGAGAAACTTCTGTAGCTTCTGATGAGTCGTTCATTATGAATGAGAATTATGGATCTAGTGATTCACGTCCAGCAGTTTCAAATGATGTAGCAGATGAAGATCTGGTAGATGCAACAGTACGCATGAATATCAATGAAAATGATGTGACATACAATGAAACACAAGAAGCAGAATCTAGACACTCTAGTCATCATGGTGTAGATACGGAGACTGAGACTGAATGCTTCAAATCTGCTACAGAGCATTTAGATTATAGTACTGCTGATTCTTTCATAACTGCAGCAGATACTGAAGTGACTTCCAGTTCAACAATTGAGAGACAAGATAGTGATGGGGGAAGTCAGTTTAAtgttgcttcaaatttagaagaGGCTTGCCAGGGTAGCTTTATATTTGCTGCATCCTCTGTTGCTCAAAATCAGATAGCAGCAGCAGCACGCCAACAGAAGAAGAAAAATCGAACGAAGCTCATTAATGATTCGTGTAGTTCAACTACAAAATTGTCCTACTCCTCACCCGTGCAATTTTTTGGATCATCTTCTCTTTCATCTCCCACTCAGAGTAAGAAAGGAGATATACCTACTATGATAAGCCATAGCCAGGGCAATAATGAACCAGCTAGGGTCAAGGAGGTCAACCATGAAACAGTTGCTGCAAGCATGGCTGCTCAGGAAGCATGTGAAAAATGGCGATTGAG GGGGAATCAAGCCTATGCAAATGGAAACTTATCTAAAGCAGAGGAATGCTACACACAAGGACTGAACTGTGTGTCTGAAAGTGACACATCTAAGAGCTGTCTTCGGGCTTTAATGTTATGCTATAGCAACCGTGCAGCAACACGTATGGCTCTCGGAAGAATGAGAGAAGCACTAGAGGATTGTATGAAGGCTGTTGCATTAGATCCGAACTTTTTCAGGGTCCAAGTTCGAGCTGCAAA CTGTTACCTTGCCCTCGGGGAAGTCGAAAATGCATCAAAGTTTTTCATGAAGTGCTTGCAACATGGGCCAGAGGCATGTGCGGATAGAAAGATATTGGTGGAAGCCTCAGAAGGCTTGGAAAAGGCACAG AGGGTATTAGAATGCATGAAGCAGTGTGTGGAACTATTGCAAAGACGAAGGCCAAGTGATGCAGAGTTGGCCTTGGGCGTGGTCTCTGAGGCTTTGACAATAAGCACCTATTCAGAGAAACTACTCGAATTGAAAGCAGATGCTCTTCTTATG CTGCGGAAGTACGAAGAGGTGATCCAGTTATGTGAGAAGACACTTGAATTTGCTAAGTCAAATACTCTGCCATATAATTCCAGTTACCAGTCATCAGAGTTAGATAGTGCGATCACAGGGAGAAGTGCTTCCTCCGGGCTCCGGTGCTTTTCTAAAATAGTGAAGTCATACTTTTATCTCGGGAAGCTTGAAGAGGCTGATAGTTTTCTGAAGAACCAAGAGAAATCGTTGTGTCTAATGGAAAG TAGTGGACTCAAGAATTTAGAAGCTGTTGTTCCTCTTGCTGTAACAATACGTGAGCTATTGTGCTTTAAG GCAGCTGGAAATGCAGCATTTCAATCAGGAAAGCATGCAGAAGCTGTTGAGCATTATACTGCTGCAGTATCATGTAATTTTGAGTCACGGCCTTTCACAGCAATCTGTTTCTGCAATCGTGCTGCTGCGTACCGAGCTATGGGGCAAATTTCAGATGCCATTGCAGATTGCAGCCTCGCGATTGCCCTTGATGGGAATTATGCGAAG GCACTCTCAAGACGAGCTTCTCTTTTCGAGATGATCAGAGATTATGGACGAGCAGCTTCAGATCTTCAGCGACTTGTATCCCTTCTGACAAGGCATATGGAAAATAAAGTCGGTGGATCTGGATCCAAAATGAGTTTCGTAAATGAGATTCGGCAAACACAACAAAAGCTTTTGACCATGGAGGAAGAAGCCAGAAAGGAAATCCCCTTGAATTTTTACCTCATATT GGGAGTTGATCCATCTGTTGGTGCATCAGAAATTAGGAAAGCCTATAGAAAAGCTGCGCTCAAGCATCACCCTGATAAG GCTGGGCAATCACTGGCTAGAAATGACAATGCGGATGATGGACTATGGAAAGAAATAGCAGAAGAAGTCCACAAAGATGCTGACAAGCTCTTTAAAATGATAGGAGAGGCCTATGCAGTGCTTTCGGACTCTGCAAAG CGTTCACGTTATGACCTTGAAGAAGAGATGAGAAATAATCAAAGCAGAGGCACTGAGAGCAGCACATTTAGAGCACACACGGATTTTAATACTTCTCACTTTGAAAGAAGTGGAAGTAGAGGCCACTGGGAAGATGTTTGGAGAGCATATAAGAGTACCTAG